The following coding sequences are from one Salvelinus namaycush isolate Seneca chromosome 23, SaNama_1.0, whole genome shotgun sequence window:
- the LOC120018808 gene encoding ras-related protein Rab-1A-like, whose amino-acid sequence MNPEYDYLFKLLLIGDSGVGKSCLLLRFADDTYTESYISTIGVDFKIRTIEMEQKTVKLQIWDTAGQERFRTITSSYYRGAHGIIIVYDVTDQESFNNVKQWLEEIDRYACENVSKLLVGNKCDLVSKKVVDSATGQEFASSLKIPFLETSAKNADNVEKSFLTMASEIQKRVGSDGVQSEAAKVGNKINSAPLCPGGKDEAAAEEGNSCC is encoded by the exons ATGAATCCTGAATA TGACTACCTGTTCAAGCTGCTTCTTATAGGAGACTCTGGTGTCGGCAAGTCTTGCCTGCTCTTGCGGTTTGCG GATGACACCTACACAGAGAGCTACATCAGCACAATCGGGGTCGACTTTAAGATCAGAACGATTGAAATGGAACAGAAGACTGTCAAACTACAAATT TgggacacagctggacaagagaGGTTCCGGACCATCACATCCAGCTACTACAGAGGAGCACATGGGATCATCATTGTATATGATGTCACTGATCAG GAGTCCTTTAACAACGTGAAGCAGTGGTTGGAGGAGATTGACCGCTATGCGTGTGAAAATGTCTCCAAGTTGCTTGTGGGAAACAAGTGTGACTTGGTCTCTAAAAAGGTAGTGGACTCTGCCACTGGTCAA GAATTTGCTTCATCCCTAAAGATTCCATTCCTGGAGACCAGTGCGAAAAATGCTGATAATGTAGAGAAATCATTTTTAACCATGGCCTCTGAAATACAGAAGCGTGTTGGAAGTGATGGTGTTCAGAGTGAGGCTGCTAAAGTGGGCAACAAGATAAACAGTGCACCCCTTTGTCCCGGGGGGAAAGATGAGGCTGCCGCAGAGGAGGGGAATTCTTGTTGCTAA
- the zgc:113149 gene encoding uncharacterized protein zgc:113149 isoform X1, with protein sequence MNFKFTYSEIEELGGNLPMKKRKSRFTFDEVLLLLTEVKRNRHILVSKFNQGASSDLRKRTWADIAIRINKISECQREVMEIVKKWADLKCDAKRRMVAMRGPNCVRISQNLSPVEKMVHEILSMSPPNKATMGSMNDEPEENDFGDMSEMSTRSSGTSNGMAGLHHMAMPVTSPHAMGSSMSPFSTPDKDIGMFSQMPFGRDPSQSSHDFSFMKPVDEDDSLGFEDLEEEPRHMGSFRPPAEPRRTYSRFAASSTAVSSSMATSSSSHPAPSSSFLPALSSSTSTGSVMRQGEIRKQLAHSASLSLKEQQATTALLGAVSGSLGALAQSVQQLVESQQEFVRDSLQMQRETVSVLRDFSTNALALLRDKVNGHPPP encoded by the exons ATGAATTTTAAATTCACCTATAGCGAAATAGAGGAACTTGGGGGCAACTTGCCCATGAAGAAAAGGAAGTCACGCTTCACCTTCGATGAAGTCCTTCTGCTTTTGACTGAAGTCAAAAGAAACAGGCACATCCTCGTAA GCAAGTTCAACCAAGGCGCCTCGTCAGACCTGAGGAAGCGAACATGGGCAGACATCGCGATTCGCATCAACAAAATTAGCGAGTGCCAACGGGAGGTCATGGAGATCGTCAAGAAGTGGGCGGACCTAAAGTGCGATGCCAAGCGTAGGATGGTGGCCATGCGAGGGCCTAACTGTGTCCGTATCTCCCAGAACCTGTCGCCGGTGGAGAAAATGGTGCACGAGATACTATCCATGTCCCCTCCGAACAAGGCCACCATGGGCAGTATGAATGATGAACCTGAGGAGAATGACTTTGGTGACATGTCAGAGATGTCGACTCGCTCCTCTGGCACCTCTAATGGTATGGCTGGTCTTCATCACATGGCTATGCCTGTCACCAGCCCCCATGCGATGGGCTCGTCTATGTCTCCTTTCTCAACTCCGGATAAAGATATTGGCATGTTCTCTCAGATGCCATTTGGCC GGGATCCTTCTCAGTCATCTCATGATTTTTCATTCATGAAACCAGTCGATGAAG ACGACAGTCTGGGATTTGAGGACCTAGAAGAGGAGCCGCGGCACATGGGCTCCTTCCGCCCTCCTGCTGAGCCTCGTCGCACCTACTCCAGATTCGCTGCCTCTTCCACCGCTGTGTCTTCCTCCATGGCTACCTCCTCGTCATCCCACCCAGCTCCCTCCTCTTCctttctccctgctctctcctcttccacctctaCAGGGTCAGTCATGAGGCAGGGGGAAATCCGGAAGCAGCTAGCACACAGTGCCTCCCTCAGTCTCAAGGAGCAGCAGGCCACTACTGCCCTGCTAGGGGCCGTGTCGGGGTCTCTGGGGGCCCTGGCCCAGTCCGTACAGCAGCTGGTGGAGTCGCAGCAGGAGTTTGTACGCGACTCCCTGCAGATGCAGCGAGAGACTGTGAGCGTCCTGCGAGACTTCTCCACCAATGCCCTGGCTCTCCTGCGGGACAAGGTCAACGGCCACCCACCGCCTTAA
- the zgc:113149 gene encoding uncharacterized protein zgc:113149 isoform X2: MNFKFTYSEIEELGGNLPMKKRKSRFTFDEVLLLLTEVKRNRHILVSKFNQGASSDLRKRTWADIAIRINKISECQREVMEIVKKWADLKCDAKRRMVAMRGPNCVRISQNLSPVEKMVHEILSMSPPNKATMGSMNDEPEENDFGDMSEMSTRSSGTSNGDPSQSSHDFSFMKPVDEDDSLGFEDLEEEPRHMGSFRPPAEPRRTYSRFAASSTAVSSSMATSSSSHPAPSSSFLPALSSSTSTGSVMRQGEIRKQLAHSASLSLKEQQATTALLGAVSGSLGALAQSVQQLVESQQEFVRDSLQMQRETVSVLRDFSTNALALLRDKVNGHPPP; encoded by the exons ATGAATTTTAAATTCACCTATAGCGAAATAGAGGAACTTGGGGGCAACTTGCCCATGAAGAAAAGGAAGTCACGCTTCACCTTCGATGAAGTCCTTCTGCTTTTGACTGAAGTCAAAAGAAACAGGCACATCCTCGTAA GCAAGTTCAACCAAGGCGCCTCGTCAGACCTGAGGAAGCGAACATGGGCAGACATCGCGATTCGCATCAACAAAATTAGCGAGTGCCAACGGGAGGTCATGGAGATCGTCAAGAAGTGGGCGGACCTAAAGTGCGATGCCAAGCGTAGGATGGTGGCCATGCGAGGGCCTAACTGTGTCCGTATCTCCCAGAACCTGTCGCCGGTGGAGAAAATGGTGCACGAGATACTATCCATGTCCCCTCCGAACAAGGCCACCATGGGCAGTATGAATGATGAACCTGAGGAGAATGACTTTGGTGACATGTCAGAGATGTCGACTCGCTCCTCTGGCACCTCTAATG GGGATCCTTCTCAGTCATCTCATGATTTTTCATTCATGAAACCAGTCGATGAAG ACGACAGTCTGGGATTTGAGGACCTAGAAGAGGAGCCGCGGCACATGGGCTCCTTCCGCCCTCCTGCTGAGCCTCGTCGCACCTACTCCAGATTCGCTGCCTCTTCCACCGCTGTGTCTTCCTCCATGGCTACCTCCTCGTCATCCCACCCAGCTCCCTCCTCTTCctttctccctgctctctcctcttccacctctaCAGGGTCAGTCATGAGGCAGGGGGAAATCCGGAAGCAGCTAGCACACAGTGCCTCCCTCAGTCTCAAGGAGCAGCAGGCCACTACTGCCCTGCTAGGGGCCGTGTCGGGGTCTCTGGGGGCCCTGGCCCAGTCCGTACAGCAGCTGGTGGAGTCGCAGCAGGAGTTTGTACGCGACTCCCTGCAGATGCAGCGAGAGACTGTGAGCGTCCTGCGAGACTTCTCCACCAATGCCCTGGCTCTCCTGCGGGACAAGGTCAACGGCCACCCACCGCCTTAA